The Arachis hypogaea cultivar Tifrunner chromosome 14, arahy.Tifrunner.gnm2.J5K5, whole genome shotgun sequence DNA window TTGGTTGAATCATCATGATTTATTGGCCACCACATAATCTATATTATTATTTGCTCATTGTGTCATGATTGTTTTGGTTTCAGCTAAGCAGCAATAAAGGAAGTGCCACAAAAGATTCTCTAGAAAAGAAGCCAATAACTGTCTTACGTTCAAGAAATGGACTTATACGTGAAGTACGAACAAAGTTGTCTATTCTCTCTTGTCACTGTCATTTTCCAAAGTCGTTTGATTCTATTCCTAACCGTTTGTTATTCTCAGCTCTTATCCCCTATGCAACAACAGGAAGCAACATTAGTAGGTGATTCCGACTCAATTGTTACCATGCTAGTAGAAGAACTGCATCGAGCTCAAAGGTCCATCGTTAAGCTTAAAGCTGCACAAAAATCGTCAGAGAAAAGAGTTGAACGATATCTGGAGAATATCCAAGAGGAACGACAGAAGATTCGAGCAGCGGTGGATGACTTGAAGGAGAAGTTAAGCAGGGAAAGAAGGAGGGGGATGAGGATGGAGTCGCTAAATGAGAAACTGACACAAAAACTTGGTGAAGCCAGGTTATGTTGGAAGCAATTCATGGCGAGatatgaagaagaaaagaaagaaagaaaagaagagagggcTAAGCTTGAAGAAAGATATAATGAGATGGTCCATCTGTTCTTGGAATCAAGAGGCGCCAATTCTGTTGAACTCAGCAAATTAGATAAAGCAAATAGTCCCTCTAGTGATCATGAAAAGAGAGACGGTAGGTTGAAGATGAATCCACATGTAACACGTGAGATAAAAGGATGCATAGAATGGCCTACAGGAATTCCTAAACCCACTTGCAAGCCTATACCTTTGGAACAAAGAGTTAGAACTCAGAAATCCCAGATACAAAACATACTTAGGTCAAAGTCTTAACCCACTTAgtattgatatttaaaaatataaaataagatatcttgttaaattatttaactaaagAATTTGAATTGATGACAAAATAATagtaaaacaaataaattttaatatcctttgatattttttttaattaattatattgtgaTTTTGTTTGTTACATAATATATTTTTAAGGGAGTTACTtagataaaattattaaaatatcttttttttaaaatattttttagtaattaaaatttaatacgtataatcgattaaatcgtattatttttgttaaaattaggccAGACATATTAATTTGATCGAAAAATGGTAAATTAAATCTTGAactgatttaaattaatattatcttttatagaaaataactaaaatactcttattatatatattaattttgagaatcctaaattctaGTCCTTACTTTAATTTTCTAGTATCATaggttagaatttagaattttcaatatatatatatatatataataggagtattttaattattttatataataagggtattgtaatcattttttataaaaataatattaatttagatcagttcaagatttgattcattattttttcaattaaattaatttatttggcctaattttgacaaaaataacatgatttaatcgattatatgtattaaattttaattactaaaaaatatatttaaaaaaagacgttttagactTCTTTATCTGATGGACTCCCTATTttcaaacataataaaaaattaactcaatttaaattatcttatttaacaatttattaattatcattatAAATAATTGTATActtttagatataataaatatataattataaatattatatataaaattataaatattatattatataagataattttaaatatttttttcctcGCATTATCGATTTATAAATAATGTTACACCTTCTCGGTAATGTTCTTACCTTTGAATTGGTTGAGTagtgtataaaaataaatattctttttcaACGGATGTAATTTTAATTGCATAAGATTAAGCTTAATTAATCACGGAAGTTAGAAAACTGGTCCCCAAAACCTTGGCGCGTTGTTAATtaatataatactaataataattattgattagatttaaataatttgtatcttaagaatatattttaaaaatacgataatatattttttaaaatatttttgatatatttaatgtattaaaatataaaaaaaaatgttataatttttataaaatatttatttttatgatatcTTCAATATATGTATTCAGAGTACGAGTTAACAAAATCTTTATTAATTAAGCAAGGGACTTAATTAATGATTTGACTGTGACACCGACCCCATTAACCCATATTCTGGCTAAGAATGTTGGTATGTAAATCGCCGTTTCTCTATGGTCGGTTGTTTAATTAGTATCACTGCAAGGACATGTGATTATTGTCGATGATGCATCTTTAAAATGTTAACATCTTTTGAAGGTAGGAGACATGTCTCTCTCAGCCTAAGAATCAAATCATTTCGTTTGGGTATCATCATGCGTGTGTGCTACACTACATTTCATGTGTGCCATGAAACTTAAtactagaaaatattttaatttatttttaacttgtACATTTTAAGTTATGTCCTATCCTATTCATTATAAAAAAAGAAGACATCTGATAGCAAAAACGTACCTAGATTTATGAATATAATTAATAGATTTTAATTCTTAAtcttaaacataattttttatcattatcctaattattattcttgtttttaatgcatgattaattttttttatctttatcaaccaaaatttactAAATTAATGAATAACAACTCTATGATAGATACAAATATTGCAAAAAATCTaatatcttaaaaattaaaattctatttgACTATTATTTCtcattaatttttaaagatcCAAGTAAAATAGCTtacaaattaacttttttttgggTGTCCACTCACAAATGAACTAATGTAAGGTCTCACGTTTGTTGGGGGAGGAGAACGAAACATGCCTTATAAAGGTGTGAATACCTCTTTTTAGTATgatgcgttttgacgagtgaatgTGGGAAGCTTTTAcaactaatattatatatatctcacaaaaataaattaaaaaaaataaaaatttttaatataaattattcttGTATAGATGATTAACTTTTAAGGTATAACTCGTCCTACTCAATACTCAAATTAACTTTTTCTTGACTTAGATGAGATATACGTTGAGAtataatattcaaattaaatagcATACTTTCTATGTATAAAgagtttatatttataaaattgttGTGCTATAATCGGTTACTCATTTTTATAGAACTGTTAAGGATATTATCCTAATTGTTTGGTATCATATTTGACTTTGTGGGATAAATTTGTTATGAGAGCACACAGCCacgtatttatttatatttgtttagATTTCATGTGGTTTGTTATGCATGTTTATTATAGTTTTCGATTTATAGGTGAACTTTAGTTTGAATTTATAAGTAACGaatcataaattatttatgaattttgtatatttagaatttgaaattttagaggactaataaattttttttggccAACAATTGATGAAAAACACATATGAATCAACGAAAgaaaatatacatacatataaattattatattttacccatctgccatcttatatatttaataaaagagaaaatttttctctcattttctgCGAGAtactaaaatgatattttttttcttctatttataaaatgtacattcccctcctttataacttttaaaaaatctcctctttaatccattttaattttttgtgttaactaattttaattttattcatttttcaagaaaaaataaattatttttttacaaaaataccttttaacaaaaattttattttttgtcattaattttacttatcaaaatactctttaataaattatttttttattgattaaattgtatttttaccaaaatatttaataattaaattattttttttaagatacccttcaataattttttaattattaattatgatttaaccaaaatttttgttaacaacttttttatattttactattaatttttcgatatcaatgtatattattttaatattaaaatttttttaataagattattttttaatattaatatatattaattgttatacatattaacaatggtaagacttttttatttaatattaaaataatatacattgatattaaaaaattaatagtaaaatataaaaaattattaacaaaaattttggtaaaatcataatttaataattaaaaaattattgaaggttatcttagaaaaaaataatttaattattaaaatttttaaaaaatattttgataaaaatacaatttaataaataaaaaataatttattaaatgatattttagtaagcaaaatttaatgataaaaaaaataaaattttgctaaaagatatttttataaaaaataatattttttttaaaaaatagataaagttaatattagttaacacaaaaaatttaaaatagattaaagatgaggttttttaaaagttagagaggaaaatgtacattttataaatagaggagaggaaagtgtcattttagcatttcGTAGAGGAGGGGAGTGAAATTTtctcttaataaaaataagtttaatttctaAATTTCTCCTTTTAAATATACACCATGAATTTTTGGTGTGGACGTCAATAATGCTTCCTATCTATCTAGCTGTAGCTCCCAATCGCATCACCAATTATTACTCAATGAAATGCCTTATTACTAATAATGCTTAAAACAGTAGTTAAACTACTTGAGGGTACCCTCATTGTGTTAGAGATAGAGTTTTGTTGAACACCCTGGCATGCAGTATTCATGATTCATGAAGACCTAAACAGTAAAAACGGATGAGCAACAAGACAGGATCCGCAAAAAAACCGGACCTGTTCCCTTCCTTCATGTCTGTTAGGTAAGCACGCATTTCCAATTTAATGCTGTAAAAACGGTTAGTGAGAATCCCACAATGAACAACCATTGTATCACTCACTTGAATTTATGAATCATGCATGAATATTTGAAGTGTTACgggcagcaacttttgtgatttataaCTATCAAGTAGTAATTCTGTTATATTACCAATAGTATTTCtgtcaactcttatttataacggtatttaatgaaagtgtctttgtggatgtgtctaataaaaatgtcttttataTAGCTATGTTTAATAAAAgtatctttatagatatattttctggatgtatctctttatatatgtgtttaaaatataataattaattattattggcaataagttggcagataatatgttggtaccctatacttttccatcaaGTAGTTatcaataatgtttttaatagtgtgagattattcacttttcttttgctAGTTATATGttggccaaaatttaataaagttgctggcTCCTAGACTTCTCCTATTTGAATAAACATCCAAATCGATTCATcagaaaatttggatattttagtctcttataaatttttattttctagaaatttttaaaaattaattctgtCAAATAATTAGTTCTTTTATCGTTTTAAAAAAAGAATAGTCTGTcttaaaatgatatatttttttaacttaattatCTTATAACATAATTCgtgcaaaaatttttttttcaatatatatatataaaaaaaattagttaaaagtaATGGAGGACCAATTTGTCTgacgaaaataatttttaaaaatttttaaaaaataaaaatttgttgaaTCTAATCTAAATTAAATATTTCCTCTGTATATTTATACCACTTTATAATTTCTTAAAGCATATGTATCTTAATATATATTGAATATGAACATAACTTCAACACAATTGTCATAGTAGTTTAACTTCATCAAATTAAACAAGAAGGTCGCATCGTGGGATTGACATTCATTTTCACAATTATACATAGTTGTCAAGTCGAGTTTCcagttatatatataattgaatccAATAACTTGCTTCTGAATAGTAAATCCGATAGTATATTTGATTGTAGGATTGTATAATCTAAaagacattaaaaaaaaaaaaacctaagtgATCAAACACTAAGCATAAGATttcagccaaaaaaaaaaaaattaaatgttagagatataacaattaatattactttctcctattagtttaaatttttgggatgaataattttatgacataatATCAAAGTTATGTATCTGAAAGATAAATAGTTCAATCTAAATTcgaaaagtgaaaaaaatagcataaagaaaacaaagaaaaaaaaaggcctatgcaaaaaatcaaacaaactcaaAAGATATAACCACATacattatattatattttcttaTCAGTTTAAACTTTTGAAATAAGTAATTTCATGACATTAAAAGAAGTAGagagtaattatccaaattattttttaaaatttttaaaatctgacattttagtcttttaaattttacaatacaaatagtttttaatatttatttttattaggcaATACAATTCTAATCTGTTTGTCACTAATAGTAACTATTGACGTGAAATGTTAACTCGCATATATAATTGTTAAATATTCATGTGCGAACCGGATAAATCAGTCCCTATGATAAAATACAAAACAATctccgaaaaaataaaaaattttttaaaataattcatgaaaaattttaaaaattccaaaacaATTCATTCAGATGTTTTTTAATTATGTTCAAAGTCAACATGttataatacttttattataaaatattgtttaaaaatatataacaaataaagaatataaaaagtaacaaaatatatatttaaaaataattttatttactaatactAAAATGTCAtaagaaataatattatttaattattaatatatgatACTTACATCGAGGTAATGTaaaaactataataataataacaactaaatttAAAAGGTTATTGCATTATAAATGTCATTATTTATATATTGAAACTTCTGAGATGTGGACACCAAATAAACTTAGACAAATATTTCTGAatgaaaaaaatctattttttctcAGCATAATTGCTAACTATGATAGCACAAACAACTTTAACTGCAAGTCTATTTTGTGCAACATTACAACCAGTGAATTCCATACAAAATATGAATAGAACAATTGGATTTGTCAATACATTTTTTTTCAACTATTGTAAAATATTATGAGCTTCACATTGGAATTTTATAAATTATCGATTGACCAAAACTTACAAATTTAAATTtgcacaaatatttttaattgtttatgtgaaaaattttatgttaaataaGAGTTTTTCTATCTCTTCAAATAACACTAGCTCATCATTCTCTTCTttgtcattaaaaaaataattatagaatatagtacctataaattaaattaaattaatattttatatggtCAAAATAAACATGactatttattttgaattatttttttgaaaaaaatttataatttattttaaaaatacataaaaaaattatatatataaataatcaaaCTTGAGATAAAATAGaccaaaaattttagaaattaaaatttaataatttaaaaataattatatataaataattcaaaaaaattattttggattttttgaaatttttaatgactattttgagattttttaaatttttcaaaaactattttatgTACTTCACTATAGTGATTGATTTGACCAAATTGCACATATGAATATTTAAcggttatattaatattttacgtTGACAGTTACTGTTAACAGTTACTATTagtgattaacaaaaaaaattatacttgtTTAAATGCTTgagatattttatatattttaaaatatgaaaaactaaaatattcaattttaaaaattatcgaATTGGTTTGAgtaattattcaaaaataaaaataaaaacaagattaATTTCTATACCCTTATTCATTGCTACCTAATGGGCAATAAATTAAAAAGTCACCTGATTAATGTTCACGTTGACATTGTGTAGTGAAGTAGCTGCTGAATAGTGATATTATTGGtagttgcatatttttattatgatattaTGAGTTGATTGATGAAGATGAAACTTTCTTAATTTGTAAGCTAATAAGGTGCATTTTTTGAATAATgttatatgtataaatatttttataattaaatttaatcaaattagtatAAATTTAGTAGAAAAAAATACGTATATatgtcattgtttttttttttatgcttttgtaGCATAAAACTTTTtgttaaaaagtataaaattttttaacataatacaaaaaaatttatataatataaaaaattttacacataatacaaatttattaatataatatataattttttacgcataatacataatataaaatttttacacataatatataaatttttattatgaatatattttattagttaaatgagttaatattttaaatatgtattcttttaaaaaattttgtgttgcAAACCAAAATTTATGTACCACTACCAGttgttgaagaaaacaaaagaagaaagtagtagtactaattaaattaaatgagtGATATACGACGAGACAAGAGACAGATAGATTCCATGCATGGACCGTACCATGGCCCCCAATTAAAAGGGTACAACCAAATTAAGTAGGCTAATTAACTAAAGTGATGGACTAATGAATTTCGCAATTTAAAGGGAACAAGCACTTTAGAGTTTAGAGACAACAGTAGATCTAGGTAGGGGTGAGTACGGGTAGCGGGTATCTAATTACCCATCTGAATTCGAACCGaatcaattaaattggttctggaaCCAACGGGTAATCAGATCCAACTCGAATCAGTTTGATGATCTTTGTTAATGATTGGTTTGGGTATCGGTTCTGAAGATGCAGAATCTGAACCAACCCGCAAACtcgattatatattaattaaataaaaaaataaaatatatatatataattttttcattagacaaaaattatcactattaatatgtttagattttaatgagtttactttttaatgtatttggtatttaacatgtttggattatttctattgatgttacatatttattgtacttgttgaatttttaagataaaaatttgtttttttttttattgaatttcaaagtcatcggaTACCAAATTATCCGAATCGAACTAATCcattcttaatcggtttggtttggttcggatacatgtacaaaaaaacacaaatccaaaccaaaccaaaccaattatattttgatggattcgattctaattttaccataaatccaaaccaaaccgatCCGTACTTATCCTAGATCTAAGTTAGTTTGTCCTTCCGTAATTCTTGAGGTTTAACGAAACAAAATCGAGAAAACATTATGTGTACACCACAAAAAATATCaattaactttaatttatatatgaaatatattgaaagatgaaatatatatatatatattttataaaacagcatatataaatatataatgatttgATGATTAATTTTGTGTTGTATAGAATATTTTCGGATTGCTCATTAATTGGTACTGGTCACCATAGTTGAACAAACTAAATGAATTGACATAAAATACATAATTCAATACATTTTAGCTATTGCGAACTTAGTACATAAATTTCAGTGTGTCATATGCTACATAGTACATACAAGATGAGGAACAGGGATTTATTATGCGGTTTTGAATTCACAATGTTGTAGATGTAGCTTTTTATGAGGTTTTAGATAACTACTGCATTTGCACATGCATACTTTAAAAGTTGTTAATACAGGATAAAGTAATACTTTAGTCTTCAAGGTTtaagttaaatttaaatttcatttttaatatttaaaatatacactataaaaaaatattgagtattattaagtttattgaaagaaaaataaaaataatccatCGATAATAAATTTATCGTCAGATTTTTTGTCGAATCCAATCTGACGATATAAATCTCATCAATAAATGTTTACCATCCAATTTTGTTATCTGCTGATAATTTACGACTGATAGTCGTGGAATTACCTTTTTAAACTATAAATATCTAATATTAGTTATTGACAGATTTTTCAGTAGAATTATTGCCGTCATCTCCAGTACGCTGAGATTATTGGGTTGCGGCCTACAATCTCTGCGTGTAAAATTTTTGTGTAACACATTTAATGATTAGGGTCGCACTTAATTAAAAATGGTATATCACATGATGTTTATTCACGTAATGATCTGCAGCCCGCTAATCAGCAAATATCTCCTTATTTTTAGGGCTGACAATTCATAtcctacccgcgggtacccaacccgGTCCAATCCGTTCGAGTAGGGTAGGCTACCCTACCCGCACCTCaaatataacacatattttataaaaattaggtatataatAAAGGAAGTGATAGTTGAATCCACAACCTCTCTTATGTAaatgacttacaataagtgaacaaccactaaactagttagttaatttagtaatttagagcattagtttttttattttttatgttattaatatgtataaaatttgatatttctgcgggtagAGTAGGGTAGGGTAAGGTTTAGAActtagggtgcgggtagggttagggttgagagattctcaactcgcgggtagagtagggtagagttttaataaaattttcaacctgCGGGTAGGGTTATCCTACCCTACCCATTACCAACCCTATTTATTCTCCTTCAATGTATGAGTATACTTGAAAGTCTCCATCATCGTCGCCTTACGATCCAATGACTTAGACTACACATTTTGAAACTACATGTTAATAAGTCAAGTAATAATGACATTATACTAAGACCAAAAGacttaataacaaaataaaacaagttaCTTATCAGGTTGGTCTTTGTCTTCGTGAAAGTCGCTGACCTACTGGTATACTTTGATGACCTGGCCGATGTCCTGTTACCTCTGTTTGTGAGACGGCACAAATGGTAAGGTGGTCGCGGCACTTACGTATATCCTCCAACATCTATTGAATCTGCGTAGCCATCCAATGGCTGAAGATCTTCCTGATAATGAGATCGTGAGTCTTGTCCCATATAAATTTCTCCTGCAGAAAAATTATTTAGCACGAGTTAATcgaaattaaatacataattaaacaaaatagaatatataaACTAACTAAGGTTTGAATATGCTGAGCTTTTAGTGCCTACTTCTGAAACCATTACTCTTTAGTCTCAGTTGGGATCTTCTTGTAGTTCAGCCATGTGTGATCGTACATTAGTTTGATGACATTAGTACACTCTTGTGTACATACATTGTTATTTGGCGCAAACCTATAAATGAAAAACTTAAGATTAGTAGTTTACTAAAAAGTTATTTGAAGTAATCTATAAACTtcaattatatttagattttgtttaaaatttcGACATTGTTTCATCTATAACGTGAATGCGTCATAAGCTCTATCCATCAACAATTCACTTAAATATCAATAtctatcaacaatcaacaaataatAATCAAGAATCAAGCAGCAACATCCATCAATCAACAACAAGCACTTCAATTAATTAAGATTAGTAATTTCATCTATATGGCATTATATGACTTATGCAGCAACATTCATTAACAATAAAGAATTATCAAACACAATAAGCATTTCAAACCTACTAACCTAAATCAAATCTATCTTAataacctaaatccactaaaactagtaaattaagtttaactaaattaaactgaCTAACTAAAATGGTTTGTATATAAAAGACTTAAAATAGTACTCACACCAAAGTTCCATCAGTCAAATTGTCATTCGTACAATGGGAGGTGGTGGAGAGGCATCTGGCTGGAATCCGTGAGAGGATTTCGACACCGCGGTGTCTGTCGCTGAAGGCGGCGTCGTTGAAATAGTGCGCTACTGAGCGGATGGATGTGGTGGAGGAGGAGTCCACTCTGAAAAAGCAGACGGACAACTTCTTGCTTGCAGGAATGGCACATCAGTAGGAGCCACATAATTGGGGTTAGAGACCATGATGAACAGCTGGTCATGTGTGCACCCGTTGCTTATGACGTCACTGGGGCAGTCAGAATAGAGGGGGACGACTGAGAAGTCCCAAGAGTACCAGTAAAATCCCTCCTTCTACTGTGACCACGAGGTTGATTTGTGACACTTCTACCTCTCGTCATGTCTGCAAATAGCAATTAACACTAGTCACAAAAATAATGTAATAACAAAGATAAAATTCATAGACACTTTAATTCACATAAATAAGTAAATACAACACAAATTCTGTgtacatttatattattttttaaaaaaatttggcatAACCCCCTAAAGTTGGACATATATTCACTTTATGGTTTTCATAAATCCAACCAACCTCAATCATAAATTAAAACTTAGAAACAATCACAACATATCCAAAATAACTTAATTAGTTAACTAATTAATTGAGTTTCTAACTACTTAGGTGTTTTAATTTATTCATCATGAAACCAATAGCTTAATCAACAACACCTCAAAAGATGTTTTATTTAGAATTAGAACAAATCAGAACCAAATAatgaacataaaattataataacaaattagaaccaaaattataataacaaatcaaaacaaatcaaaaccaaaataacgaacacaaaattataataacaaatcagaATAAATTAGAactaaaattataataacaaatcatACCTTATTCCTATTTTAGAAAAAGGGAAGTTCATAAGCATTACTTGAAGAAGAGCACCAATGCCGAGAAGAAGAAAGCGGCAGCAGCAGCGAGAGAAGCAGCGACAGAATGCGGCTGCAGCAACGGTGAGAGCGAAAACGACGAACAATGCCAAAGAAGGAGGGGGCTGCTGGTGTTGGATGGGGTTGCCAGAAAGATGAGAGGGGTATAGAGAGAGTGGgaggcgagagagagagagaaagagagagagagagattcaaTGAGGGGAAGGGGGTTCACGGTTCAAATTTAGGGCACAATTACCGTTGGGTTTATCAGCGGAAAAATCTAACGGTAGCATGTTGTGGGTTACCAAAATGCAGCGTTCCACTAAGTGGATTTATTATTGGATTTTTTCGCTGGTAAACCCGACCCTAAATTCTagcctattttttttgtttttcttccaaTTATTACCGACGAATTTACTGTCGGAAACAGGAATTCGCCAGTAATATTTTCACATGACGAATTTGACGACTAAACCGGCGGTAAGACACCTCTATTCTATGACGCTAAATTCGACGATATttagtgtttttcttgtagtggtattatttttattttattttattttattttctttttaaaattaaaaaattttcaaaaataatcttcttctattatgatttttttaattagtgaAAAAAAATCGTAA harbors:
- the LOC112740238 gene encoding uncharacterized protein; translation: MASNTFSPRRKHRNSALTSALHRGIVLSNNNKHYSSGYTSSVNFGRRFPNTDITARKLAAALWQLRFMDVSNHAVASSIPELSSNKGSATKDSLEKKPITVLRSRNGLIRELLSPMQQQEATLVGDSDSIVTMLVEELHRAQRSIVKLKAAQKSSEKRVERYLENIQEERQKIRAAVDDLKEKLSRERRRGMRMESLNEKLTQKLGEARLCWKQFMARYEEEKKERKEERAKLEERYNEMVHLFLESRGANSVELSKLDKANSPSSDHEKRDGRLKMNPHVTREIKGCIEWPTGIPKPTCKPIPLEQRVRTQKSQIQNILRSKS